The genomic segment TCATTCTGCGCGTCCAGAATGTAGGCGAGAACCTTCACCTCCGGCGCTATCGCCTTGATGGTCAGCGTAGCAAGCACCGTCCGCTCGTCCGGGGAGCCTGGTGCGCGGCCCAGGGTATCCGGAACCAGCACGGCAGCGAAAGCGGCCTCCACGTTCGCGCGGCGCAGAATGGTCTCGTCGGCAAAGTCACCGCGCACGTACTTGATATCAATGTCCCGATGACGGAAAAGGAGGTTCTCTACCGCATCCTCCTGCAGGTCGTTGATGAGCACGACGGTGCGGCCATGGGCGATGAGGTCGTCGCGCAGGTGCCGGAGCAGCTCCTCCACGTGTCTTGACCAGCCGCAGATGAGCAGGTGGTTACGCGCCCGTATCCTTTGCAATCCTCTTGCCTCCCTCAACCTTCGTGTGACAAGTGTGGACGAAATGGCCGCCGTCAACAGGCTGATCACCGCCACCCCTGAGAACATCACCAGGACGCCCACCAGCCTGCCCGCAGGCGTGATGGGAACGCGGTCACCATAGCCCACGGTCATCATGGTGACCACCGTCCACCACATCGCATCCTGCAGGGTGCTCAAGCCGCTGTTGCGCCCTTGCTCGGCCCACAGGGCCAGTGAGCCGCCCACTAGCGCGATGGCAACCACCAACACCACCACTCGGATGGTCACCCTTCGGCGCAGGCTATAGAGCACGTAGGAGAAGCGACGCTTGCCGACGATCTCTGACCTCCTACCCTTTGCAAGCCACGGTCAAATATAGCAAAACCGCGGCAACAATTCAACCGGATTAACGCAACAGCAGCATAGTCGCCTGGTCCCCCATTCTTGGGTCCGGGCCGGAAGCGTACGCAAGCTCTATCGGTTCTCGCTCCGAAAGCCGCGGGCACCT from the Calditrichota bacterium genome contains:
- a CDS encoding NAD-binding protein; the protein is MTIRVVVLVVAIALVGGSLALWAEQGRNSGLSTLQDAMWWTVVTMMTVGYGDRVPITPAGRLVGVLVMFSGVAVISLLTAAISSTLVTRRLREARGLQRIRARNHLLICGWSRHVEELLRHLRDDLIAHGRTVVLINDLQEDAVENLLFRHRDIDIKYVRGDFADETILRRANVEAAFAAVLVPDTLGRAPGSPDERTVLATLTIKAIAPEVKVLAYILDAQNEPHLRRANADRIVIGDAHSSFFLAAHVAMPGVPEMLDALLGESRGMRLVRQSVPGGFVGKTSGEFARHLRESKGALLLGFISEEQGLNLEQVLAGDYSAIDDFIRRKLEESCKGLGRRPRVEVNLNPPDSYIIQERDVAVTIAPVEEG